From one Triticum aestivum cultivar Chinese Spring chromosome 4B, IWGSC CS RefSeq v2.1, whole genome shotgun sequence genomic stretch:
- the LOC123091071 gene encoding probable E3 ubiquitin-protein ligase ARI1 yields the protein MASDDDCYYYYEDDGDGEEDEEEEGEEAADWDGLAVGADEDDLGLLEDDPPHSERRVDCWAITEDTLSAAQQEDLSIMMNLLNIKQHQARSLFIHHRWKIDCIYDCLDRKGRDRMLREAGIVLQEKSSMLIGASRTPSTSVQCNVCFDDDLSPAAVSTMDCGHCFCNDCWTEHFNAAIDSGKKQIRCMEVKCLAICDEGIVQRLLGQKYPDAAKRFDRFLLESYLEDNDFVKWCPSIPHCGRAIRVGTGDRYCEVKCLCGVSFCFNCMEQTHSPCPCNIWRQWNTRIHGESENIKWIVKNTKSCPKCFKPIEKRDGCNLVKCKCGQYMCWLCGGPTGSAHTWTNIEGHSCNRYKESKDKVDTGRRQLERYAHYCNRFKIHEDSYKEQHEKLGPAIKEKVKQLESNHLRPRLIRDGDWLTDAHQRLLWSRQVVSRSYAFAYHMFGGELQAHRSERGSLAPAQNLFESQQEQLERHVEQLSKVLVTDILALPDQEIVKVKQEVVNLDKILERLCGEMYTCIQDELLPLLTEPMDIAAYTPDGPVRAKVFRA from the exons ATGGCCAGcgacgacgactgctactactactacgaagacgacggcgacggcgaggaggatgaggaggaggagggagaggaggcggcCGACTGGGACGGCCTGGCGGTGGGGGCGGACGAGGACGACCTCGGCCTGCTCGAGGACGACCCGCCGCACTCGGAGCGCCGCGTCGATTGCTGG GCTATTACAGAAGACACCCTTTCTGCGGCCCAG CAAGAAGACTTGTCCATAATGATGAATTTGCTCAATATAAAGCAGCACCAGGCGCGCAGTCTCTTCATTCACCACCGATGGAAGATAGACTGCATCTATGATTGCCTTGACAGGAAGGGGCGAGACCGCATGCTCAGAGAGGCAGGCATTGTACTGCAGGAGAAGAGTAGCATGCTAATAGGTGCCTCAAGAACACCCTCGACAAGTGTCCAATGCAATGTGTGCTTTGATGATGACTTGTCCCCGGCCGCTGTCTCGACTATGGACTGTGGCCATTGCTTCTGCAATGACT GTTGGACAGAGCACTTCAATGCAGCCATAGACAGTGGCAAGAAGCAGATACGTTGCATGGAGGTGAAGTGCTTGGCTATTTGCGATGAGGGCATTGTGCAGCGCCTACTTGGCCAGAAGTACCCCGATGCAGCCAAGCGCTTTGATCGCTTCCTACTGGAGTCTTATCTTGAGGACAATGACTTTGTGAAGTGGTGCCCCAGCATCCCACACTGTGGACGCGCAATCCGTGTGGGCACTGGTGATCGTTACTGCGAGGTCAAGTGCCTCTGTGGTGTCAGCTTCTGCTTCAACTGTATGGAGCAGACACACTCACCATGCCCGTGTAACATATGGAGGCAGTGGAACACCAGGATCCATGGCGAGTCAGAGAACATCAAATGGATTGTTAAAAACACCAAGAGCTGCCCCAAGTGCTTCAAGCCGATTGAGAAGCGTGACGGTTGCAACCTGGTCAAGTGCAAGTGTGGCCAGTATATGTG CTGGCTATGTGGTGGACCCACAGGTAGCGCGCACACATGGACAAACATTGAGGGCCACAGCTGCAACCGCTACAAGGAGAGCAAGGACAAGGTGGACACGGGCAGGCGGCAGCTAGAGCGATACGCGCATTACTGCAACCGGTTCAAGATCCATGAGGACTCATACAAGGAGCAACACGAAAAGCTGGGGCCGGCCATCAAAGAGAAAGTGAAACAGCTGGAGTCGAACCACCTGCGACCAAGGCTGATCAGGGACGGCGACTGGCTGACCGATGCACACCAGCGCCTGCTGTGGTCACGGCAGGTGGTGTCACGATCATACGCGTTTGCCTACCACATGTTCGGCGGCGAACTGCAGGCGCACCGGTCAGAGCGGGGCAGCTTGGCCCCAGCGCAGAATCTGTTTGAGAGCCAGCAGGAGCAGCTGGAGCGCCACGTGGAGCAGCTGTCGAAGGTGCTCGTGACGGATATCCTGGCGCTGCCTGACCAGGAGATAGTGAAGGTGAAGCAGGAGGTCGTCAACCTCGACAAGATCCTCGAGAGGCTCTGCGGGGAGATGTACACCTGCATTCAGGACGAGCTGCTGCCGCTGCTCACGGAACCCATGGACATCGCCGCTTACACGCCGGACGGCCCTGTGCGGGCCAAGGTGTTCCGGGCCTGA
- the LOC123094451 gene encoding metacaspase-1, with product MECGHCGEGVSIPRGARAVQCAHCRGVTRVGRRHGAVGFVVNMISNMAGGGRTRPATPPRLREAGYPRAHGDKRALLVGINYAGTHLRELSGPITDVKSMSFLLTQKYGFPSQCILVLTDEERDPYRTPTKCNILLAMRWLVHGCSSGDSLVFHFSGHGDQVRDDDGDERDGKDEVLCPLDSDPDDYGSDIRDDEINAALVRPLVHGVRLHAVVDACHSGTVLDLPNLCKIKRNGESEWTDQSAPNGAWKKTSGGQAVLISGCADTQTSTDGIGDELVGMGALTYSFFTAALFAQRTPTYAQLLATIKAIIRERNADGRINCKLPAPVCSLVRKVVNFSGVQEPQLTSSDKFDINRTQFLL from the exons ATGGAGTGTGGTCACTGCGGCGAGGGCGTGTCCATCCCGCGGGGAGCACGCGCTGTGCAGTGCGCGCATTGCCGCGGGGTGACGCGCGTCGGTCGGCGGCACGGCGCCGTCGGCTTCGTCGTGAACATGATCAGCAACATGGCGGGCGGCGGCCGCACGAggccggcaacgccgccgaggcTGCGGGAGGCGGGCTACCCCAGAGCCCACGGCGACAAGCGCGCCCTCCTGGTCGGCATCAACTACGCGGGCACGCATCTCCGTGAGCTGAGCGGCCCCATCACCGACGTCAAGAGCATGAGCTTCCTGCTCACCCAGAAGTACGGGTTTCCAAGCCAGTGCATCCTCGTCCTCACCG ATGAGGAGCGCGATCCGTACAGGACGCCGACCAAGTGCAACATCCTGCTGGCGATGCGGTGGCTCGTGCACGGCTGCAGCTCCGGCGACTCCCTCGTGTTCCACTTCTCCGGCCACGGCGACCAGGtgcgcgacgacgacggcgacgagcggGACGGGAAGGACGAGGTGCTCTGCCCGCTCGACTCGGACCCGGACGACTACGGCAGCGACATCCGGGACGACGAGATCAACGCGGCCCTGGTCCGGCCGCTCGTGCACGGCGTCAGGCTCCACGCCGTCGTCGACGCCTGCCACAGCGGCACCGTCCTTGATCTCCCCAACCTCTGCAAGATCAAAAG GAACGGGGAATCTGAATGGACGGACCAGAGCGCTCCGAACGGCGCCTGGAAGAAAACGAGCGGCGGGCAGGCGGTCCTGATCAGCGGCTGCGCCGACACCCAGACGTCGACCGACGggatcggcgacgagctcgtgggcATGGGGGCCCTGACGTACAGCTTCTTCACGGCGGCGCTGTTCGCGCAGCGGACGCCCACCTACGCGCAGCTGCTGGCGACGATAAAGGCCATCATCCGCGAGCGCAACGCCGACGGGCGGATCAACTGCAAGCTCCCCGCGCCCGTCTGCTCGCTCGTCCGCAAGGTGGTCAACTTCAGCGGCGTGCAGGAGCCGCAGCTGACTTCGTCGGACAAGTTCGACATCAACCGGACGCAGTTTCTGCTATGA